The genomic stretch TTTTGAACACAATCAAACATAGTGAATGATGTTTAACAAAACCATTAATTATTTGTAACCATCCTGATATTTGTAATTGGCTTATAATTCAAAGTGTGTGTTGCACTTGCTATATAAATAGTGTGTAGTGGGATAATGGTTGTGTGTAACATAACTATTATTAGGTTGGAATAATGTGATATATGTATTTCTTTCACAAAGTAAcaggaaaacaaaacaaaatcatttgaACATCTTACTTGCAATGTGAATATAGAATAGAGTGAGAATAGGATATTTGTGTGTAGTAGATAAGTTTctaaaaaaagttattttaatttcttaattgatattatatatttaaatactaaatgttttttttataatttacaaaagaaattaacaaattctattctttttaaattagcatcataatttaaaaactaaaaaattgttttatagataaataaattaagtttttaagtaaaaaagatatttttattaacaaaatatagtttattattgataaaaaaaatgtgtGTGCAACTAATAACGAAGACAAATTATAATGTtaatataactttatttataaattataagtaattataagatttttttttactataagaaattttatcccgtgcctcgcacgggtagaaacactagtatatatatatttgggAAGCTAAGCAACATtgaaaaactaattaatttttttacggTAAAATTGagtaaatgattaaaaaaaaaaaaataacagatATAGGTAAAATGGGTCAGGGCAAAATGGAAAATTCATGGCAAAAATGTAGGAAAATTGATAAACATGTCCAGTCGACCCGGTTCGGGTTGAATACGATATGTATGGTGCATATATAATTCGGAAGTGGGCACCCCATCGTCAGTGTCACATACAGTCTTAGTCAGAAAGAGTGAGAGAGTttgtagagagagagagaaagaagaaaacgAAAATGGAGGGAGGAGTGACGGAGACGAGTAGTGCGAAGATGCATGGAGGTTACAACAAGCGATACAAACATTACAGCCATACCCTTGGATGTTCCATGAACTTCCACATATACTTCCCACCTTCCGATTCCACCGATTCCCAAAAATTCCCTCTTCTCTACTGGCTATCTGGTCTCACTTGCACCGACGAGAATTTCATTTTCAAATCCGGTGCTCAACGCGCCGCTTCCCAACACGGTGTTGCCTTGATCGTTCCCGACACTTCTCCCAGTAACTTTTGTTCCTCTCCCTTTTTTGTTAGATATATATAATTGGTAATGCATGATGATCCATTGATTGATGGTACGGTAAAATTCCTGTAACAGGAGGTTTGAATGTTGAAGGAGAAGCAGATTCCTGGGATTTTGGTGTAGGTATGTGTGTTTGTATTCATTTGAGATTTAATTGCTCTATCATTTAGGTTCTTTAACTATTAAGTATCACGGTCTCTttaattttgtgtattttttagtgTTTATATTTACTTTCTACACTGATTTATAGTCTTTGTAATAGTGGCTTTTCACTGTACCCTGTAACATTTTAGGGGGTCGGTGCTACGCAATGCTATATGTGAGATTAACTATATAGATTGGATCCCCTTTTAGCATGATGAAGTACCTCTGCAAATTCTACCAAAACAATTTTGAAGCAACTTGGAATTTCATCCTCAAATGCAGCTTCCACTTGGTGCAGCATGCAATCAATTAAGAACCTCTCCTCCACTGGCTCTTCCTCCCGCAGTTCAAAATTGCGGCTCTGGATGACACCCTCTCCTTTGAAGAGGGTAGGGTCTCCCTTCAACCTACATCTTACCACATCCTTACAAATTTAAATCTGTTATTATAATTACCCATCATTCCATCCACTCCTTCCCCAACCCACATCCTCTCCATATTGCACAGTCATATGGTGTTTTGGTTATTCTGTTTGCGCAAATATGTTCATTTTGAAAATAGTTTATCAATTTCATTTAATCAGTGGCCTTGAATTCGACAACTTTTTCCTATGCCCCTCACCCATCTGGCATCTCAACCCATTCATTTCTCCTTTAACGTACCATTTGACCCACACCCtccttttttctcttctcttggCATAAATGGGACAAATACCATAACCTAGTATTCCGGTTGATACCACAAAAGGGTTGAGGGGATTTTCTGTTGTTAGAGAATACTTTTGAAAAGAAATGCCATTGTGTATGCAGTTACAGTTCACCTACTCCTGTGCGTGTACTCTGAAAAACAGGACTTCAAATTTATACCACTAACTTCAAAATATCAATTTTTCTTTAGGAAAAAATATTCATTCCTATTTGGAAgacattgttgttttctttagtGGAATTAGTTTATCAGTTCTGGTCTATAGGCAAAGTTACCTTGAGATGtacatatacatattttttttgcaGAAGATATCttaattgcatatttactttccggaACAGGTGCAGGATTTTATCTCAATGCTACACAAGAGAAATGGAAGAATTGGCGAATGTATGATTATGTTGTCAAGGAACTGCCCGAGCTTCTACGTGATAACTTTCCACAGCTTGACACATCAAAAGCTTCCATATTTGGCCATTCTATGGGTGGGCATGGTGCACTTACTATCTACCTGAAAAACCTGGATAAATATAAGGTAAGTCATAAGGATGAACAAAAAACTTCTCATTTCAATATAGCCGAAAGGAGTTACATAGAAAATCTTCATCTTGGCAATGTCCTAAAAATAATGGCTAGTATTGCTGTTGAcgtaatatattttttgttaacaATTGCTTTCCTTGACTAAGATATTGCACATCAATATTTTTTTACTCCCAAAGTTGGCTGTCTTAGTATTTTCATATTTAGCAATCTCAATTGCATTTGGACAGTTGAGAAATATTCGGTGATTTATTTGGCGTAAGGTTTGTGGCTTCAAATATTTTTCAGGATATTCCATAGTCTTGATGAGTATAAAGTTTACCTTTTAAATTGAACCTTTCGTATTTAGTTGTTGAAAGATAATGTCAGAAATAAAAAATGTTTATCGGATGCTTCCCTGAATAGATTTTGGGTACAATTAATATTAGCCTTCAGGGGACATAGCTGTAGTAACTATTCTTTGTAAGAGTATATTATTGAAGTTcatcaatagttttttttttccttttcaattttatgaTGTAATATAATGATTGCGGTAAGATGTCACATGTTTTCTTAAAGACGGGCAAGGACTTGTTAAGATTGTTGGTTGTGACTTTCCATTTATGGATGCTGCTTCCTAACCCTACCATTTTTCTTCTCGGCACCGATTCTCCATTCTAAGCTAGGATATGGAAGCTTCGGAATTAGAATGAAGGTGTACCAAAAGGTTTTCCTATATCCGTAGATTTATATTACCTGGAGTCAACATCATATAGGTGGATGTAGTTATAGGATTTGGAAACATATAAGAGTTAGTGCTTTAATGTATGTTTTCTACCAACAAAATAGTTCTATTTGACGACTCAAGGAGTTGTTGTAACATCTAAGTTGAGGCTTGAAAAGAAACACCAGAATAAGAAGTTTTCATTTAAGTAATGGTAGTGAGCATGAAATTGCAAATTTATTAACCATGTCCTGGAGCTAATAACTGGGGATTGCTGCACTCAGGTTATGCAAACTTATACCAAAAATTGCTGCACATAAATTTAGTATTCATAATAACTGTCTAAGATTTTTTTGCAAGTTAGAACCAAACATCTCATTCTTCTGATTACATTTTTTGATGTTTGTAGAACTCTATTGCCTAAAACAACATATGGAAGTGTATTTTGTTATTTCTCAATTGTCATGATAAGTACTGTACTTATTACTGGGAACTCTAACATAATTTTATTCTTGTGTTTTTTATTACTGTTTCAGTCAGTTTCTGCCTTTGCACCAATAGCAAATCCTGCGAATTGTCCTTGGGGTCAGAAGGCATTCACTAATTATCTAGGTGGCAATAAGTCTGATTGGGAGGTAAATTAGGGGGGAAACTTTCATGTTCACTTTTCTTATTAAGTCTTGATATTTCATTATTATAAGCATTTGAAAAATGCAGGATTACGACGCCACTTATCTGGTCAAAAAGCATCCCAATGCATCTACCACCATTTTGATTGATCAGGTACATGATCTTGTGATGTTTATTcatttacttttttaaaattgTGAACTGTATAATAAAAATGAGTGACAAAATTTGAGCTGCTGTCAGATTTTATTAAATTTGTCTTTGAGAAATCAATTTTTGATAACCGGTTGAGTAAAGAAAAATGGTAGGGCGATATAATACTGATATAATGCTGTTTGTCACAGCAAGATTTCAAGTTATTACATAGATGCTCTCTTGAATTCTTGCTGCATCTTACTATTGCTCTAATTTTCAGGGGGAAGATGACAAATTTCTGCATGATCAACTGTTGCCTCACAAGTTTGAAGAGGCCTGCAAGAATGGCAACGTTCCACTGTTGTTACGTCTTCAACCTGGTTATGACCACTCCTACTATTTCATTGCCACCTTCATTGATGACCACATTCGGCATCATGCTCAAGCTCTTAAAGCTTAAAGCTTAATAAAGTTGTGTGCACTCTAATGATCTACAACTGTTCTGTTTTATTTTACTCAATCTACTCACTCTTTTTATTTGGGAATTGTGATACTTTGCTTTGTGTTTGACTATGGATATCAATTGGAACTTCTTTCATGTCTACATGCAGGTTCTAAACTAATCCATGTTTGAGTGAGAAACCAtaccatgatttttggttcttAAATCTTAATTCTTGTGATGATTATCCATTAACTAGTGCACCTAAATGGCTGCATTGGATTGCAGTAAGGTGCACTGTTTATAAAAGTATCAGTTATAGATATAACAAAATTGAGGTGTTAAGGGATTATTAATATTTCGACTATGTTGGCATATCTCAGTTATCAACAATCATTAACAGCACTCAAAATATATGGGGATTATTTATTGCATCTTTAGTGGTGTGACACACcctattgaaaaataaaaaatgtttttaaaatacgAAGAGGTATTTTTGGATGCACCAAAACTACACACCACAATATGTAAGTGAGCTATCATCATcattttgtcaaaaaaattttttttttgataggtAATGAGATTAATAATAAGAGTATAAGGGGTACTCGCCCGATTACATCGACTACGACTGTCACAAAAAGTCCAACGGACTATGACGCCAAAAGTAGAAATTTGTACACCTTTTTGTTTTCGAACCTATTACATTTCAAAACCAAGACAAAAGCTTAACACTTTCTATAACCTCTCCTACATGGAAATCTAACTGTTTGAAAATTACCGCATTTCTCACACCACTAGGCCCAACAAGTAGATAACCAAATGACCAACCTTTTCCTTTTTGAAATTTTGCCTTGGAGGGATTCTTTGAACCACAACAAATGATCTCTGGATGCATTTTGCCATAAATTAGTATGCACGGCATCTTCGTAAGATTTACGGAAATATATCTCTGGATGCGTTTTGAGTGTTATTCTACGCCAGACTTTTCGTTTTTTTCATTTCCAATGTGTCGcatgctcgcgaaaaatgaatcgagtcgccaccaatatatttatcccataagggaaaggaatatcagaaaacctaacaaaggaaggaacagggtctatACGCCTTTCAGGATATCTTTGCCTCTGTGGAGCTctctgaccttgaggcctaggattttGCTGACGATTTTGAGGAGCAGCAAcctgttgttgtggtacgaaaggttGTTGAGGTGCCACCCATGGTTGCGGAAGCGCAGCAGCATATGCCTGAGGAACATACTGACCAGGAATAGCAAAAGGCATTGGATAATACGGAGGCGGAACAGCAGAATAGGCAGGAGCTTGGCCCTTGTCAACAGAGGCAGTACTAGTCtcaccctctttcttctttacaaacCCAGagtacggcttcttaccattgcCATTAGAGTTGCTAGGACCAGggacaccttgaatggtaccagctttgacacaatTCTCAACTCGTTCACCAATAATAACCACATCTGAGAAGTAAGGAGAAGTATTACTGACGAtatgctgaagatacggccctttcagagttcccataaacagatcaatcaattcacggtccaagagaggaggttggactcgagcagcAAATTCACGCCACCTCTAGGCATACTCTTTAAAGGATTCCTCAGGCTTTTGTGACATATTCTGAAGTTgagcacggctaggagccatagcagtgttATAGTGATAATGCTTCAAAAAAGCATCAGCAAGCTCTCCCCAAGTACGGATGTTAGTCCTTTCGAGTTGCATATACCATTCTAACGGAGCTCCGGTGAGACTGTCTTGAAAGAACTGCATAAGCAAAGGCTCGTTCTCAGCATGAGCAACCATCTTACGACAATAGGAACGGAGATAAGTCTCTGGGCACGTGACACCTTTGTATTTGTCGAAATCAGGCACCTTAAACTTCGgaggaataacaatcccaggaaCTAGGCACAAAGCAGCAGTATTGAAGCTAGAAGTCTTGGCAACCTCGATGGCTTTGAGACGCTCCTCAAGAGCATGATACATCCTAGCAGTTTCAGCCAGATCAGGAGTAAGGTCCTGATCAAGATCAATAACATTGTGATGATCGTCCACTTCCTTAGGAATACCCTCCTCCGGCACCTCACTAGTTTTCTGTCCTCCCTCAGTAGAAGTGGTAGGAACTTCCTTGGTCAAGCTAGCGACGTTCTTCCTGAGCTCATCTTGCCCCTGAATAACAGCATGGAGGGTCTCCAAGAGTTGGTtcatcctctcccccatagtGTCCATGTCTTTGCGGAGTGCGGCCTGAATCTGTTCGAGATtatccatgattctcttctgattGTTCCTTGTACGGtacggatgtagggaagtcagctTTATCGTTGGAGCAGAAATTTGagctgaaagggaccccaattagtttctgaTACAAGAACctgaaaatgcaatgtgataatgtgaatgtatgcgtgcatgtgtgcatatgatgtgaTGTGTCATTTTCAGGGTATCCAAAATTTGATTATTGGTCAAGAATAAACAACAACGTGATAAAAGAGATATCAAGTGGAAACAACAGGCAattcattttcattcataacaactCCTTAAGGCAAATGAGTTCATTCACGAATAGCTTTGTTCAACATAAAAAAAtagagaccccatccaacaattcTGGTGGTGATCTACAAGCAAACTCAAATATTACTCCATCTCGGTGTAGAACAGAGGCCCTCCCTGTCTGAAGTAATTGTCGCTCCACCTCTTGGTTTCATCAAACAGTGTCTTAGTTATTTTCCGGTcccttcctccccaacaaagctgCAGTATAACCCTCAGCGCAGTGGCCAATAATCTTTGTTGCTGCAGGGTTTTCAAcaccaactcatattggtatctCGAGagaacaagcaacggaccccaatgatcctgttCCTTTGTCTTAccaaggcctttatttggcattctgcatatagtgttcactgcatataacattgcatcctcaaaagcgtagcatatccgtcaaagcgaatcattacgccatagaaaaattcaaacatgcatacaaagtaTAAGCCAGATAacacaaatcagcactcaatcaagacgacgatacttccccacataaaaggttgtccttacaaactctgatcgatatctgctactacattacaaatctcctcaagccccggtgccgatacctggtatcctcaatccccaaaagaagtctcgttttctctctccagtgtgggtcggacacaatgtctttcttcgtcagaatcgttgtctccgaggttatttcccgtgtgctgcgtgcagattaaagtgtgaatgagggtgggcattcaacccatctcatttttcaatcgtttgaataaccatacttggtgtgtggcaattcgaacgattgccgctcttgaagagttacaccccgcctttcggcctgagggattaatgtaattcttatgcttcgtaagcatcgatatctccgtaatctccagtggttactgtcatcttcttgtcgagtctagtcgttactagtcttgtcgtggttatttcccgtgtgctgcgtgcagattagagtgtgaatgagggtgggcattcaacccatctcatttttcaatcgtttgaataaccatacttggtgtgtggcaattcgaataatttccgctcttgaagagttacaccctgccttttggcctgagggattaatgtaattcttaggcTTCGCAAGCATCGATATCTCCGTGATTCTTCAGTATGTACTGTTGTCTTTTGGGTCGAGTCTaatcgtcactagtctccgtggtcacTTCCCTCATGCGGACAAAATTTTCAAATCCAACCCCCGCGTTGTGAGtcctttgccttccgaccttcgaaccatttcaaagcccagttcccgtcctggcaaaccatttcaaaaccaattcccaatccccagcctcagtgttgttgataatcttttccttctccaacctcagtgttgatgtcctccaacctcagtgttgatgtctatcattccttcaccgacctcagtgtcgatgccCAAATTTCtttcccaacctcagtgttgatgtcctccaacctcagtgttgatgtttatcgtttctctttccaacctcagtgttgatgttctCCAATCTCAATGTTGATGTTTATTGTTTCtctttccaacctcagtgttgatgtccaccgacctcagtgtcgatgccTTTCCTTTCccagcctcagtgttgatgtctattaTTTCTTTCccagcctcagtgttgatgttaatcCTTTTCTTCCCCAACCTCATTGTCGATGCCAATCATCATTccagcctcagtgttgatgttaatcctttcctttcccagcctcagtgttgatgtctgtTATTTCTTTCCCAGCCTCAGTGTTGATGATAATCCTTTTCTTCCCtgacctcagtgtcgatgccAATCATCATTccagcctcagtgttgatgttaatcctttcttttcccagCCTCAGCGTTGATGTCTATCATTCCTTCACCGACCTTGGTGTCGATGCCaatcccaacctcagtgttgatgtctaccCTTTCCTTCACCGATCTCagtgtcgatgccaatcgtcattcccaacctcagtgttgatgtttatcatttctcgctccaacctcagtgttgatgtcctccgacctcagtgttgatgtcgaTGCCTTTCCTTTACCAGCCTCTGTGTTGATGTTAATCCTTTCCTCTCCCAGCCTCAATGTGGATGTTAATCCCTTCCTTCGCCAACCTCggtgttgatgtcctccaaccttAGTGTTGATGTCTATCAAACCAATTCCCAGTCCCCAGCCTCAGTGTTGTTGATAATCTTCTCCTTCTCCAGCcacagtgttgatgtttatcctatctttcaattcttgtgggtcgtaggtccggtGATCTTACCCTGGTTTCAAGTCATTCACCCTGGTttcgagtcggtgttgagtcatagatcatcACAAGatctttcagtcttgaagatcgccCATAGATCTTCTCCTGGTttcgagtcggtgttgagtcatagatcgctacgagatcttttcctttcagtcctaaAGATCACCCATAGGTCTTTTCCTGGtttcgagtcgatgttgagtcatagatcgctttgagatcttatcttttcaatcat from Vicia villosa cultivar HV-30 ecotype Madison, WI linkage group LG4, Vvil1.0, whole genome shotgun sequence encodes the following:
- the LOC131595599 gene encoding S-formylglutathione hydrolase-like, coding for MEGGVTETSSAKMHGGYNKRYKHYSHTLGCSMNFHIYFPPSDSTDSQKFPLLYWLSGLTCTDENFIFKSGAQRAASQHGVALIVPDTSPRGLNVEGEADSWDFGVGAGFYLNATQEKWKNWRMYDYVVKELPELLRDNFPQLDTSKASIFGHSMGGHGALTIYLKNLDKYKSVSAFAPIANPANCPWGQKAFTNYLGGNKSDWEDYDATYLVKKHPNASTTILIDQGEDDKFLHDQLLPHKFEEACKNGNVPLLLRLQPGYDHSYYFIATFIDDHIRHHAQALKA